The genome window ACCAGGTCCGCGACCTGTAACAGGGTGTGCGTGTCGCTGTGACCGAAGACGGGAGACTCGATGATTCCCCGGAGACCGTCCCCGCCCGTGCGGTACTTGCGGGTGGTCACGCAGTGCACGTTGGGCGCGTTCTTCACCTTGGTGCGGCTGTCGAGGACCATCATCCCGCGTGAATGCTCGTGTGCCAGCTGAGCCTGGAACGTCTCGGTCAACGAACCCACGGAGGTCGGGTAGACACCGGACTCGTTGAAGGCGAGCCCTTCTTCCTTGATCCAGACGCGGGCGAGGAGCCGCGTGTCATGGCGTTCCAGTATGTCGAGCAGGGACGACACGAGTTCCATCGCGGCCCGGCGCCAGTTGTGGTTGCCGACCCGCAGGTTCTTGCGGACGTCGGCCCCCTTGATCTCGTGCTGGATCAGCTCGGACAGATGCATGACGTGCTGCAACTGGGGCCGGTAGTGCTTCTTCACGCTGAGGAAGTCCCAGGTCATCTCATTGACTTGGGAGCGGGGAACGGTGAATCCGCCGATGACGAGTACGGGCGGCGCATCCGGCTTGGCCGGATCGAGCGTCTGCCCGTTACCGGCCTCGTCGATGTAGCAGAGATGCACCGAACCTCCCCCGAAACACGTCTGTGGCCGCCCCCGAAGGGACGGCCACAGGGTCTGCGCAGCCATATGCGCGATGTTTTGTTTGCTGCTTTCGATGCTGCCAGGCGCCGGAGCCCAGGGTCAAGCGCGACGTCGCTCTGAGTTGACCGGGTTCAACCCTCTGGAGTGAGAGGGCCAGTCGCCGAGCCGGGCCATACGAGGCAGCCGACGCTTCCGGGGCGCATGGAGATCATGTGGGCAGCACGGTCAGGAGTGCGCAGCGACATCCGGAACCCGCCGTCCACGGCGGTAACCTGCGCGCTCCCGTCCTCGTGCGCGAGTCCCCACGCGGCGACTCGGGCGTCGTAGTCGCCGTCGGAGGTACGGAACCGCTCGACCACGGCGAAGAGGCGGGGCGCGGTGGCTTCCACGAGGGCGCGGATCTCGTCGGCGAAGCCGTCGGGAGGGGCGGGGAGGGAGGGGCGCAGGGATACGGTGGCCATGCGAAGTCTCCTGTCGGTGAGAGGAGTTGAGCTGCATTGGCAACCTAGCTCAGCGAGGGATAGATGTATCCTTTTCCTGGGGTGATTTCTAGGTTATTCATCCGTGTGCGTGGCGTATGGAGCGCCCGTGCGAATGGAGGTGGGGTCGAGTGGCGCGAGCAATGCCACCGACGCTGCGGCAGCGGCGTCTGGCGGCCGAGCTGCGCAAGCTGCGGGAGCGGGCCGGACTTACGTCGACGGCTGCTGCGGCAAGTATTGGTGTTCAGCAGGCCAGGATGAGCATGATCGAAGCCGGGCGCTACGCGGTGAGCGCCGACCGTGTGCGTGCAATGGCGAACAGCTATTCCTGCGACGACGCAGCTCTCGTGGACGCCATGGCGGAGATGACAGGCGGTCGAGAGCGTGGCTGGTGGGACGAGTATCGCGAGTCGCTGCCTGCGGGACTGATCGAGGTTGCGGAGTGCGAGCAGTGGGCAACCTCCGTGCGCGTAGGGGTAGTGGTGTCCGTGCCAGGTCTGGTGCAGACGCTGGAGCATGCCCGAGCTGTGTTCAAGCAGAGCGTCCCGCAGTTGAGACCGCATGAAATCGAGCATCGCGCTTCGTTCCGAGTCAAGCGTCAGGCGGTGCTCTTCCGGGAGGTCGCGCTTCCCTACACCGCCATCGTTCATGAGGCGGCGCTGCGCATGCGATTCGGGGGTTCCGAGGTCACGCGCGCGCAGCTGCACTACATGGCCGAGATGATGGAGCAGGACAACATCACGATCCAGGTGATTCCCTTCGATCGTGAGGACTTCCCTGCGGCTGGGCAGCCGATCACTTACGTCGCCGGGCGGGTGCCGCAACTGGACACCGTCGTGCTGGATTCCGATCACGGCTGTGATTTCCTCGACGCCGAGGCGCAGCTCGCACGCTACCGATCCGTCCTGGACCGGATGGAGAGCTGTGCGCTCAGCCCTGCGAAGAGCCGGGAGTTCATCAACAAGATCGCCAAGAACCTGTGAGGGGTCATTCCATGTCTGCGTACAACTGGCAGAAGTCCTCGTACAGCACCGAGGGTGCGAACTGCGTCAACATCGCCGCCGCGCCCGACGGCACGCTCCGGCTGCGTGAGAGCGACGATCCGGATGTGATACTCG of Streptomyces sp. NBC_01363 contains these proteins:
- a CDS encoding DUF397 domain-containing protein, translating into MSAYNWQKSSYSTEGANCVNIAAAPDGTLRLRESDDPDVILAATRSGLSALLESIKAGGSTGA
- a CDS encoding helix-turn-helix transcriptional regulator translates to MPPTLRQRRLAAELRKLRERAGLTSTAAAASIGVQQARMSMIEAGRYAVSADRVRAMANSYSCDDAALVDAMAEMTGGRERGWWDEYRESLPAGLIEVAECEQWATSVRVGVVVSVPGLVQTLEHARAVFKQSVPQLRPHEIEHRASFRVKRQAVLFREVALPYTAIVHEAALRMRFGGSEVTRAQLHYMAEMMEQDNITIQVIPFDREDFPAAGQPITYVAGRVPQLDTVVLDSDHGCDFLDAEAQLARYRSVLDRMESCALSPAKSREFINKIAKNL
- a CDS encoding DUF3800 domain-containing protein; the encoded protein is MHLCYIDEAGNGQTLDPAKPDAPPVLVIGGFTVPRSQVNEMTWDFLSVKKHYRPQLQHVMHLSELIQHEIKGADVRKNLRVGNHNWRRAAMELVSSLLDILERHDTRLLARVWIKEEGLAFNESGVYPTSVGSLTETFQAQLAHEHSRGMMVLDSRTKVKNAPNVHCVTTRKYRTGGDGLRGIIESPVFGHSDTHTLLQVADLVVSSLLFPIACHAYLNDLTWNVHCDDAYAPLREEFGERLKKLQFRYQDPSGKWRGGIVVSDRRSAQSSSLMFGDGKRVGTRAVIPGQQVGPRGAPQAP